The following coding sequences are from one Neovison vison isolate M4711 chromosome X, ASM_NN_V1, whole genome shotgun sequence window:
- the MMGT1 gene encoding ER membrane protein complex subunit 5 — RDSARKLGSWSLADLIPCRFPLLPGIPASAFSRLFGFSTSEALRAQGFGDVISLRCADTRQWKKEQLRRPSPLLLGCCSSGIMAPSLWKGLVGVGLFALAHAAFSAAQHRSYMRLTEKEDESLPIDIVLQTLLAFAVTCYGIVHIAGEFKDMDATSELKNKTFDTLRNHPSFYVFNHRGRVLFRPSDTANSSNQDALSSNTSLKLRKLESLRR; from the exons AGAGACAGCGCACGCAAGCTCGGCTCGTGGTCACTCGCGGACCTTATTCCGTGTCGCTTTCCCCTTCTTCCCGGCATTCCTGCTTCCGCTTTCTCACGGCTCTTTGGTTTTTCCACCTCTGAGGCACTTCGCGCCCAGGGGTTCGGTGACGTCATCTCTCTGCGCTGCGCGGACACCCGCCAGTGGAAGAAGGAACAGCTCCGCCGCCCTTCGCCTCTTTTGTTGGGCTGCTGCTCCTCCGGAATCATGGCGCCGTCACTGTGGAAGGGGCTGGTGGGCGTCGGCCTCTTTGCCCTAGCCCACGCGGCCTTTTCCGCTGCGCAGC ATCGTTCTTATATGCGATTAACAGAAAAGGAAGATGAATCACTGCCAATAGAT ATAGTTCTTCAGACACTTCTGGCCTTTGCAGTTACCTGTTATGGTATAGTTCATATTGCAGGAGAATTTAAAGACATGGATGCCACTTCAgaactaaaaaataa gacatTTGACACATTAAGGAATCACccatcattttatgtatttaatcatCGTGGTCGAGTACTGTTCCGGCCTTCGGATACAGCAAACTCTTCAAATCAAGATGCATTGTCCTCGAACACATCATTGAAGTTACGAAAACTTGAATCACTGCGTCGTTAA